A stretch of the Flavobacterium sp. 5 genome encodes the following:
- a CDS encoding triple tyrosine motif-containing protein translates to MKTKLTSLFFLLSISVFSQCLPPIVNYAPNLYGAGNQNWMISQDKNQFVFFANNEGLLEFNGSYWQLYPSPNETIIRSVKVIGDRIYTGSYMEFGFWKRKADGLLKYHSLSKFVQSKFLDDENFWNILSYDHWVVFQSSHRIYIYDVNKGDFKIISPNGYIFKSFKTANSIYYQPINQGLYEIEAGMIRLVSDNPILKNNLIVNVFAKEDKLLISTQSSGFYELSGNVLTKFPTEIDNEFSEGSVYSCETLSDGGFVVGTVSNGIFILSKEGKLKFHITQRKGLSNNTALSLFEDFDNNLWVGLDNGISCINLKSPIQSFVDNSGVLGTVYTSQLYNDKLYVGTNQGLFYKDFKSDEDFTFVKGTKGQVWSLFVYDGTLFCGHHSGTFVVNNGNAHLIFSKSGTWNFTRVPGHNELLLQGNYYGISVLEKKNNEWSFRNKLNGFEYSSRYLEITNNFEIYVSHEYKGVFRLETNGKLQNIKKYSIYKEPTKGKNAGLVKFNNSIYYAYKGGVFKLNDKTKQFEKDVLLSSVFDKDQYTSGKMIVDSSNRIWLFSKNYINYYSASKLSKQLKQNSIPIPVSLSNSMLGYENIKQLSPSNYFFGATDGFYTMNINDLIFKDYKVLLSSVVTNALNEPSHNNSIHEKGSFKNDENNINFYYTVPEYNKYINAEYQYMLEGFQDRWSEWNVKSSVNFKNLPAGDYVFKVRAKYANSNLDNTVVYTFTIQKPWYGTTLAIIVYFVLGLILIKLMHEQYVSYYHKKEIKLIEENNLLLEIKELENEHQMMRLKNEQLSQDVDAINKELAASAMNLNSKNELLAYIHEDLKNTNESDNKSVKSVISTINRNISGKDSWSVFQEAFDKTDKDFLKKMKEAHSSLTPNDLRLCAYLRLNLSSKEMAPLLNISVRSVEIKRYRLRKKMDLTHEQGLVEYILAV, encoded by the coding sequence ATGAAAACAAAACTAACCTCACTTTTTTTTCTCCTATCTATTTCTGTTTTTTCTCAATGTTTACCGCCAATTGTAAATTATGCACCAAATTTATATGGAGCAGGAAATCAAAACTGGATGATTTCACAAGATAAAAATCAATTTGTTTTTTTTGCAAATAATGAGGGGCTTCTAGAATTTAATGGTTCTTATTGGCAATTGTATCCTTCTCCCAATGAAACTATCATTAGGTCTGTTAAAGTAATTGGTGATAGAATTTATACTGGAAGTTACATGGAATTTGGCTTTTGGAAAAGAAAAGCTGATGGATTATTAAAATATCATTCACTTAGTAAATTTGTCCAGTCGAAGTTTTTAGATGACGAAAATTTCTGGAATATTTTAAGTTATGATCATTGGGTAGTTTTTCAATCTTCGCACCGAATTTATATTTATGATGTTAATAAAGGCGATTTTAAAATAATTTCTCCCAATGGTTATATTTTTAAATCTTTTAAAACTGCAAATTCTATTTATTATCAGCCTATTAATCAAGGGTTATATGAGATTGAAGCTGGTATGATTAGGTTGGTTTCTGATAATCCTATATTAAAGAATAATCTTATTGTTAATGTTTTTGCAAAAGAAGATAAATTATTGATATCGACTCAAAGTTCTGGTTTTTATGAATTGTCCGGAAATGTATTAACTAAATTCCCTACAGAGATTGATAATGAGTTTTCTGAAGGGAGTGTGTATAGTTGTGAAACTCTATCAGATGGTGGTTTTGTTGTTGGAACTGTTTCGAATGGAATTTTTATTTTAAGTAAAGAAGGAAAATTAAAATTCCATATCACACAAAGAAAAGGTTTGAGTAATAATACAGCGCTATCTTTATTTGAAGATTTTGACAATAATTTATGGGTTGGTTTAGATAATGGTATTAGTTGTATCAATTTAAAATCTCCGATACAGAGTTTTGTTGATAATTCGGGGGTTTTAGGAACGGTATATACATCTCAGCTTTATAATGATAAATTGTATGTAGGAACTAATCAAGGGTTGTTTTACAAGGATTTTAAGAGTGATGAGGATTTTACTTTTGTAAAGGGAACAAAAGGACAGGTATGGTCTCTGTTTGTTTATGATGGAACCTTGTTTTGTGGTCATCATAGCGGAACATTTGTGGTCAATAATGGAAATGCTCATCTTATTTTTTCTAAATCTGGAACATGGAATTTTACTAGGGTTCCAGGTCATAATGAGCTTTTATTACAAGGGAACTATTATGGTATTTCGGTCTTGGAAAAAAAGAATAATGAATGGAGTTTTAGAAATAAACTCAATGGGTTTGAATATTCCTCAAGATATCTTGAAATCACTAATAATTTTGAGATTTATGTTAGCCATGAATACAAGGGAGTTTTTAGATTAGAAACTAATGGTAAACTTCAAAATATCAAAAAGTATTCAATATACAAAGAACCAACTAAAGGTAAGAATGCTGGTTTAGTCAAATTTAATAACTCAATTTATTATGCATATAAAGGTGGGGTTTTTAAATTAAATGATAAGACTAAGCAATTTGAAAAAGATGTCTTATTAAGCTCTGTTTTTGATAAAGACCAGTACACTTCAGGTAAGATGATTGTAGATAGTTCTAACAGAATATGGTTGTTTTCTAAAAATTATATTAATTATTATTCAGCATCTAAATTAAGTAAACAGCTTAAACAGAATAGTATTCCAATTCCTGTTTCATTGAGTAATTCAATGTTGGGATATGAGAATATTAAACAATTATCTCCATCTAATTATTTCTTTGGAGCTACCGACGGGTTTTATACTATGAATATAAATGATTTGATTTTTAAGGATTATAAAGTATTGCTATCTAGTGTAGTAACTAATGCTTTGAATGAGCCGAGTCATAATAATTCAATTCATGAAAAAGGAAGTTTTAAAAATGACGAGAATAATATAAATTTTTATTACACGGTTCCAGAATACAACAAATATATTAATGCAGAGTATCAATATATGCTGGAAGGTTTTCAGGATCGCTGGAGTGAATGGAATGTAAAATCTTCGGTTAATTTTAAAAATTTGCCTGCAGGTGATTATGTTTTTAAAGTAAGAGCTAAATATGCTAACTCGAATCTTGATAATACTGTAGTATATACTTTCACAATTCAAAAACCATGGTATGGCACAACTTTAGCTATTATAGTTTATTTTGTTCTAGGATTGATTTTAATTAAATTAATGCACGAACAATATGTTAGTTATTATCATAAAAAGGAAATAAAATTGATTGAGGAGAATAATTTACTATTAGAAATTAAAGAATTAGAAAATGAGCATCAAATGATGCGTCTTAAGAATGAACAATTGTCCCAAGACGTTGATGCTATTAATAAAGAACTTGCGGCCTCTGCAATGAATCTAAATAGTAAAAATGAATTACTAGCTTACATTCATGAAGATTTAAAAAATACTAACGAAAGTGATAATAAAAGTGTCAAATCAGTAATTTCTACTATTAATAGAAATATTAGTGGTAAAGATTCTTGGAGTGTTTTTCAAGAGGCTTTTGATAAAACCGATAAAGATTTCTTGAAAAAAATGAAAGAAGCTCATTCGTCATTAACTCCAAATGATTTAAGATTGTGTGCTTACTTGAGATTAAATTTGTCTTCTAAAGAAATGGCTCCATTATTGAATATTTCTGTTCGTAGCGTAGAAATAAAAAGATATCGTTTGCGTAAAAAAATGGATTTAACACATGAACAAGGTCTAGTAGAATATATTCTGGCTGTATAG